One Streptomyces sp. L2 genomic window carries:
- a CDS encoding transposase family protein, with product MLVYPSGVDVSSSALCFLSAKLRQRRRELGTRWRRLTAGRQALLTLAHLRNGHPYAQLAAGFGIGTTTAYRYITEAVEFVAALAPTLGEAVRAASSKTFVLLDGTLLPIARIAADRPYYSGKHKRHGMNVQVLADPFGRLLWASPVLPGAVHDVRAAREHGIVDALAEADMMCWADKGYRGA from the coding sequence GTGCTTGTCTACCCGTCGGGCGTCGACGTGTCCAGTTCCGCCCTGTGCTTCCTGTCCGCCAAGCTCCGTCAGCGCCGCCGGGAACTCGGTACCCGCTGGCGGCGCCTGACTGCCGGCCGGCAGGCGCTGCTCACTCTCGCCCATCTCCGCAACGGCCACCCCTATGCCCAGCTCGCGGCCGGGTTCGGCATAGGGACGACGACGGCATACCGGTACATCACCGAGGCCGTCGAGTTCGTGGCCGCTCTCGCGCCGACTCTCGGGGAGGCGGTCCGGGCCGCATCGTCGAAGACGTTCGTGCTGCTGGACGGCACCCTGCTGCCAATCGCCCGGATCGCCGCGGACCGGCCCTACTACTCAGGGAAGCACAAGCGGCATGGGATGAACGTGCAGGTCCTCGCCGATCCCTTCGGCCGGCTGCTGTGGGCCTCACCGGTCCTGCCCGGTGCCGTCCACGACGTCCGCGCGGCCCGCGAACACGGCATCGTCGACGCCCTCGCCGAGGCCGACATGATGTGCTGGGCCGACAAGGGCTACCGAGGCGCCG